The Synchiropus splendidus isolate RoL2022-P1 chromosome 8, RoL_Sspl_1.0, whole genome shotgun sequence nucleotide sequence tttcactttggttcagagtcctggttaaggttaggcatgtgttttggatggttatgtttagggggagaggctggggaaagggttatggtaaTGAGAGGACCAACTAGGAAATGTGTGTTTAAGTTGACCACTCTTGTCTGGACTGTAGGAGACTCTGTTGCCTCCTTGGTGCTCTCTAAATCGGTCCGGAGTGTTGGACCCATCTCTCCTGGTTCTGATTGCTCTCCTTGAACAGAGCCGGAGGAGCGCCGGATCAGAAAAGCTTCCACAGCAGGACTGTTGATTCCTGCAGACATGCACCGCCTCAGGACCACCGCGGCAAGGCTACAGCCTCTAATCACAGTGCAGACGGTCCGGCACCAGACCCGGCCCAGACCAGCTCTCAGGACGGCTCAGGCAGTGAGAATGCAGAGCTCATCTGTGGCTGCAGAACCTTTTCTGAACGGAACCAGTACCAACTATATGGAGGAGATGTTCACAGCCTGGCAGGAGGACCCGGCGAGCGTGCATGAGGTGAGACCTAGTGTCTGAGTTACAGCTGTGGTGAGGTGAGCTGCAGAGACTCTGCTCTGTTCTTCCAGTCCTGGAATGCCTACTTTCGTAACGCTGAAGTCGGAGCAGTGCAGCAGAACCCGGCTGAGATGTTGTGCCGAGCGCAGGCAGTGGGAGGAACGGTGCCCTCTGTGGAGAAGTTGGTGGCCGACCACCTCGCTGTGCAGTCACTGATTCGAGCCTATCAGGTAACCAGCAGACATGTGGACATGTGAGCGTGGTGCTAACGTGGTGCGGTGTCTgcaggtcaggggtcaccacgTCGCCAAGCTGGACCCGCTCAGCATCAGCTGTGTGGACTTTGACGACACACCGTGCTCCATCGGCCTCCAGAACATTGGTGAGTGGGTGGAAAATGGTTTCAGATCGAGATCTCTGGTGCCAAGAGAccacagcaccagactgactcaCCACGTCATGTCTGTGGTGACACCAGACATGAGGAGTCATGTCAGAGTCACTTCAGAGTCAGTGTCACAGCGGAGTCACGCCAGGTTCCCAAACTCACCATACAAGAGACTGGCTTGTTCTATTCTCcttgatgatgatcatgatgatgatgaagatgggtGAGGGTGGTGATAATCATGATGATGAAGGCAATGAAGAAGAACAAGATGTTGATGTGGTGAAAGTGATAAGGATGACTGCGATGTTGAAGATAATGTGATGAGGATGATAATAATGAAGATATCTGGTGACTGACTCATGGGTTCACCTCCATGCTCTGGTGCTGTCGTTCCACGCCCATGCCGGGGCGGGACCTCAGCGCGCAGCAGATAAGAGAGCAGCCGAGCGTCTTGCTCAACAGCACGCAGTCCCAATCATTAATTAAACGAATTCACGCCACAAAGTCCAGATCTCTGTCTGAGACGCCCGCTCCGACGGCTCTGCGTGCCCAAGCGCCGCAAACCCACACCGAGGACTCGCACTCGAGTGCCGGTCAAAGTTCCTGTCGCTGTGCCGCTGCTGCTTCAGGTTCTTCAGCTGGTCTGACGTCAGAGTCGCAGCTCAGTTCCGCTGACTCAGCTGGACTTTGTTCGGGAGCGGAGGATCTCGTCGTGGCGTGTCATGAGACCGCAGCAGGACAGTGCAGGACCACTCAGATAGTGTTATCAGGAGCCCTCATGGCTCAGATAAGCCCTGGCCGCCCCCCCACCCCAGTGTGTGTACTGACTACTGAGAGTCATGTGACGCCATGTCGGCCttcgtcctcctcatcctcactgcTGTCTCCCGCAGGCCACTACGGACTCACcccagcagacctgggcaaagtctTTCGGctccccaccaccaccttcaTCGGCGGGGGTGAGAGCTCGCTGCCCCTCAGGGAGATCATCCACAGGCTGGAGGTAACATGGTCCTGGAGAGCCTCGTAACCAGGGCCCAAAGAACATACTGACTCCTCTGTGACTCGCCCCTCAGTCGGCGTACTGTCAGCACATTGGTGTGGAGTTCATGTTCATCAATGACCTGGAGCAGTGTCAGTGGATCCGGCAGAAGTTCGAGACGCCTGGACTGCTGCACTTCAGCTTGGAGGAGAAGCGCACCCTGCTGGCCAGGATGATCCGCTCCACCAGGTGGGCGGTGGTTTCACCAAAGCGTGTGACCACATGCTGACTCAGCTGTCCTCAGGTTCGAGGAGTTCCTGCAGAAGAAGTGGTCGTCTGAGAAACGCTTCGGGCTGGAGGGTTGCGAGTCCCTAATCCCCGCGCTCAAGGGCATCATCGACAAGTCGAGCGCCGCTGGCGTGGACAACGTCATCATGGGGATGTCGCACAGGTGCCGCATGACTCCGCACCAGACTAGTCCCTGTGGTGTCATTCATTAAAACCTGCTTTGTGTTGGCAGAGGGCGACTCAATGTGCTGGCCAACGTCATCCGGAAGGAGCTGGAGCAGATCTTCTGCCAGTTCGACTCCAGACTGGAAGCAGCGGACGAGGTCAGGAGACCCAGTCAGGAGCTGGTCTCGGTTCTGAGGGtgactctctctcctgctggtTTCAGGGCTCGGGTGACGTCAAGTACCACCTGGGGATGTACCACCGCAGGATGAACCGGGTCAGCGACAGATTAATCACCCTGTCGCTTGTGGCGAACCCCTCCCACCTGGAGGCTGTGGACCCAGTGGTGCAGGGGAAGACCAAGGCAGAGCAGTTCTACTGTGGAGACTCCCAGGGCAAGAAGGTGCCAACCTAGACTTTTTCTCCTTCCGATTAGAAGTGGCTTGACCTCATCATCCCGACCAGGTGATGTCCATCCTCATCCATGGCGACGCTGCGTTTGCTGGCCAGGGGATCGTCTATGAGACCTTCCACCTGTCAGACCTGCCGTCCTACACCACGCACGGCACCGTCCACATCGTGGTCAACAACCAGGTAAGCGTCTGCTGTCCTGCCCTCTGAGGGGAGCCATGTCCACCGACCGCTGGTGTCTCCCCAGATCGGATTCACCACGGACCCCAGGATGGCGCGCTCCTCTGCGTACCCCACGGACGTGGCCAGAGTGGTCAACGCCCCCATCTTCCATGTGAATGCAGACGACCCTGAGGCCGTAATGTATGTGTGCAACGTTGCGGCGGAGTGGAGGAACACCTTCCACAAAGACGTGGTGGTGGACCTGGTGAGTGGACACTGATCCCGCTCCCAAGAGCCACGTCTCTGATTGGACCGGTATCAGGTGTGTTACAGGAGGAACGGTCACAACGAGATGGACGAACCGATGTTCACCCAGCCGCTCATGTATAAGCGCATCAAGAAGCAGAAGGGAGTCCTGCAGACGTTTGTGGAGAAACTGATCAAAGAGGAAGTGGTCACCATGCAGGAGTATGAGGTGACTGCAGCAAAATCACACTCACTTATCTGCACCTGCTCTGAGGTCCACTGCAGTCCTCATAGTGGTCCCTCCGCCGTTAGCTGTCTCTGGCTGACAACACCTCCAGAACACCTAAAATTTGTGCACCCAACCCAGATGTTCACCAGATCTCAGACGACAGAAGGCTGAGCCCTCCATTGTGTTTCAGGAGGAAGTGGCTCGGTACGACCGGATCTGCGAGGAGGCATTCAGCCGCTCCAAAGATGAGAAGATCCTGCACATCAAGCACTGGCTGGACTCGCCGTGGCCCGGTAATGCTCGCCCTCCTGCGGGACTGTCTACCTTTGCCATCACTGACGTTTGGGCTTTGTGCCGACAGACTTCTTCACCCGGGATGGCCAGCCAAAGAGCATGAGTTGTCCGTCCACCGGCATCAGTGAGGAGCAGCTGGCTCGCATTGGCAGTGTCGCCGCCTCGGTTCCGGTGCCGGACTTCACCGTCCACGGAGGTCCGTGCTACGGCACATCGTCCAGGCACTCGCACAGATGTGGTCCTAATGTGTCACACTCTTGTCCGCAGGTCTGAGTCGCATCCTGAAGGGCCGAGCTCACATGCTGAGTCAGCGCGTTTGTGACTGGGCCCTGGGAGAGTACATGGCCTTCGGTTCCTTGCTGCTGCAAGGCACCCATGTCCGGCTCAGTGGGCAGGATGTGGAGCGCGGAACCTTCAGGTAGGTTGGACCTCTCTGGCT carries:
- the ogdhb gene encoding 2-oxoglutarate dehydrogenase complex component E1, with product MHRLRTTAARLQPLITVQTVRHQTRPRPALRTAQAVRMQSSSVAAEPFLNGTSTNYMEEMFTAWQEDPASVHESWNAYFRNAEVGAVQQNPAEMLCRAQAVGGTVPSVEKLVADHLAVQSLIRAYQVRGHHVAKLDPLSISCVDFDDTPCSIGLQNIGHYGLTPADLGKVFRLPTTTFIGGGESSLPLREIIHRLESAYCQHIGVEFMFINDLEQCQWIRQKFETPGLLHFSLEEKRTLLARMIRSTRFEEFLQKKWSSEKRFGLEGCESLIPALKGIIDKSSAAGVDNVIMGMSHRGRLNVLANVIRKELEQIFCQFDSRLEAADEGSGDVKYHLGMYHRRMNRVSDRLITLSLVANPSHLEAVDPVVQGKTKAEQFYCGDSQGKKVMSILIHGDAAFAGQGIVYETFHLSDLPSYTTHGTVHIVVNNQIGFTTDPRMARSSAYPTDVARVVNAPIFHVNADDPEAVMYVCNVAAEWRNTFHKDVVVDLVCYRRNGHNEMDEPMFTQPLMYKRIKKQKGVLQTFVEKLIKEEVVTMQEYEEEVARYDRICEEAFSRSKDEKILHIKHWLDSPWPDFFTRDGQPKSMSCPSTGISEEQLARIGSVAASVPVPDFTVHGGLSRILKGRAHMLSQRVCDWALGEYMAFGSLLLQGTHVRLSGQDVERGTFSHRHHVLHDQNVDKRTCIPMNHLAADQAPYTVCNSSLSEYAVLGFELGFAMASPDALVLWEAQFGDFNNTAQCIIDQFISSGQAKWVRQNGIVLLLPHGMEGMGPEHSSARPERFLQMCNDDQDVFPKLHEDFATRQLHDCNWIVVNCSTPANYFHVLRRQILQPFRKPLVVFTPKSLLRHPEAKSSFDDMLPGTHFQRVIPEQGPAAAAPELVKRVIFCSGKIYYELTRERANRGLDDLVAVVRVEQLSPFPFDLVKEETDRYHGADLVWCQEEHKNQGYYYYVKPRIRTTINKTRPVRYAGRDPAAAPATGNKHTHMMELQRLLDSAFDLNATSTH